The proteins below are encoded in one region of Syntrophotalea carbinolica DSM 2380:
- a CDS encoding elongation factor P — MATTADLKRNLVIQIDNAPCLVLDVNTQTPSARGGSTLIKTKYRNLLTGQVLEKAFKGGERIEDADFERRKGQFLYAIDEQGVFMDLESYDQYELGGDMYEDIRGYLVDGMELQMGVFQGQVVSIDLPQTVELTVVETAPALKNATATAQTKEAVLETGLRLQVPPYLESGERIKVDTRECRFISRA, encoded by the coding sequence ATGGCTACAACCGCGGATTTAAAACGTAATCTGGTGATCCAGATCGACAATGCCCCCTGTCTGGTGCTCGATGTGAACACCCAGACTCCCTCGGCCCGGGGCGGCAGTACCTTGATCAAAACCAAGTACCGGAATCTGCTGACCGGTCAGGTGCTCGAGAAGGCCTTCAAGGGGGGCGAGCGCATCGAAGATGCCGATTTTGAGCGGCGCAAGGGCCAGTTTTTGTATGCCATCGACGAGCAGGGCGTATTTATGGACCTTGAAAGTTACGATCAGTATGAGCTCGGCGGGGATATGTACGAAGATATCCGCGGTTACCTGGTCGACGGCATGGAGCTGCAGATGGGCGTGTTCCAGGGACAGGTGGTCAGTATCGATCTGCCCCAGACGGTGGAATTGACCGTGGTCGAAACCGCGCCGGCCCTGAAAAACGCCACGGCCACCGCCCAGACCAAAGAAGCGGTTCTGGAGACCGGTCTGCGTCTGCAGGTGCCCCCGTATCTGGAATCCGGCGAACGCATCAAGGTCGATACCCGCGAGTGCCGTTTTATCTCCAGGGCTTGA
- a CDS encoding acetate uptake transporter, whose protein sequence is MADQLSIVDKTANPAPLGLMGFGMTTVLLNLHNANIIGLSAMILTMGIFYGGAAQVIAGIMEWKKGNTFATTAFTSYGMFWLTLVGLWILPDMGFGKAVAVDDAGLTAYLFMWGLFTLVLFIGTFKLTRALQVVFGTLTILFFLLAYEHTLTGELRHTIGHIAGYEGIFCGLSAIYTGLAQVINEVYGKKLLPL, encoded by the coding sequence ATGGCAGATCAGCTCTCGATCGTCGACAAAACCGCGAATCCCGCACCTCTGGGCCTTATGGGCTTCGGCATGACCACCGTGCTGCTCAACCTGCACAACGCCAACATCATCGGCCTCAGCGCCATGATCCTGACCATGGGCATCTTCTATGGCGGCGCCGCTCAGGTAATCGCCGGCATCATGGAGTGGAAAAAAGGCAACACTTTCGCAACCACCGCATTCACTTCCTACGGCATGTTCTGGTTGACCCTGGTAGGTCTCTGGATTCTGCCCGACATGGGCTTCGGCAAAGCCGTGGCTGTTGACGATGCCGGCCTTACCGCCTATCTGTTCATGTGGGGTTTGTTCACCCTGGTTCTGTTCATCGGCACCTTCAAACTGACCCGCGCCCTGCAGGTGGTCTTCGGCACGCTGACCATCCTGTTCTTCCTGCTCGCTTACGAGCACACCCTCACCGGCGAACTGCGTCACACCATCGGCCACATTGCCGGCTACGAAGGTATCTTCTGCGGCCTCAGCGCCATCTACACCGGCCTGGCTCAGGTCATCAACGAAGTGTACGGCAAAAAACTGTTGCCTCTGTAA